The Panicum virgatum strain AP13 chromosome 5K, P.virgatum_v5, whole genome shotgun sequence genome has a window encoding:
- the LOC120705515 gene encoding proline-rich receptor-like protein kinase PERK1, whose amino-acid sequence MQSYHQQLATPPPIPGAFIVPRHDARAAPGFPPHPTAPLDSTLTLPPAAARRPLLRLRARGSHSVPVVPSRSQFPSTTQKQSATSTRPGSCAYSYSSCAARKRHARLTATQAQPGAAAAMSSSPPPPSASAPPNGTAAAPPPAPSNSSSSPSTPTPATPSAPPPATPSTPSPAPPATPSTPSPAPPATPSTPSQAPPAPGTPPAPFPPAAPAFPTPSGRATPAPATAAPPPSSSSLSTPIVVGIAVGGLAVLLLGSLLCVCMFRNKKKRHRHHPPPPPPHHLHYYGHPPPPPPPPPPHKGDQYQNWQHNAPPPPPDHVVKMHSHLSPPPPPLNVHSGGSASNHSGGENRPPLSPGTAFSFSRSTFTYEQLMAATNGFSDANLLGQGGFGFVHKGVLPNGTEVAVKQLRDGSGQGEREFQAEVEIISRVHHKHLVSLVGYCISGVNRLLVYEFVPNNTLEFHLHGRGRPTLDWPTRLKIALGSAKGLAYLHEDCHPKIIHRDIKASNILLDLRFEAKVADFGLAKFTSDTNTHVSTRVMGTFGYLAPEYAASGKLTEKSDVFSFGVMLLELITGRRPVSSRQAPMDDNLVDWARPLMTKAFEDGNHDALVDPRLGSEYNDNEMARMIACAAACVRHSARRRPRMGQVVRALEGDVSLDDLNEGVRPGHSRFMGSYGSSASDYDTNQYNEDLKKFRKMALGGSGVQSGSQPTPASEYRQNPSVSSSDGHQTTQETEMGSVRKDGDSAGDSQSQAS is encoded by the exons ATGCAATCCTACCACCAGCAACTGGCAACTCCTCCCCCGATTCCTGGCGCTTTTATTGTTCCCCGTCACGATGCTCGCGCCGCGCCCGGCTTCCCGCCCCACCCCACCGCACCACTCGACTCCACCCTCACTctcccaccggccgccgcccgccgcccgctgctACGGCTGCGTGCTCGCGGGTCGCATTCCGTCCCGGTAGTCCCCTCCCGTTCCCAATTCCCCTCCACCACCCAAAAGCAGAGCGCCACTAGCACTAGGCCAGGCAGCTGCGCCTACTCTTACTCCTCGTGCGCTGCAAGGAAGCGGCACGCGCGACTGACAGCCACCCAGGCCCAGCCCGGAGCGGCGGCAGCGAtgtcctcgtcgccgccgccgccgtcggcctccgcgccgcccaACGGCACGGCcgcagccccgccgccggcgccgtccaaCAGCTCGTCCTCCCCGTCGACGCCCACGCCCGCGacgccctccgcgccgccgcccgcgacgcCCTCCACCCCGtctccagcgccgcccgcgacgccCTCCACCCCGtctccagcgccgcccgcgacgccCTCCACCCCGTCCcaagcgccgcccgcgccggggACGCCCCCCGCGCCCTTCcccccggccgcgcccgcctTCCCCACGCCCAGCGGCAGGGCCACGCCGGCCCCCGCCAcggccgcgcccccgccgtccagctccagcctctccACGCCCATCGTCGTGGGCATCGCGGTGGGCGGCCTGGCCGTGCTGCTGCTCGGCAGCCTGCTCTGCGTCTGCATGTTTAGGAACAAGAAGAAGCGGCAccgccaccacccgccgccgccgccgccgcaccacctgCACTACTacggccacccgccgccgccgccgcctccacccccgCCGCACAAAG GGGATCAGTACCAGAATTGGCAGCATAATgcccctccaccaccgcctgATCATGTGGTCAAGATGCATTCACATCTTtcccctccacctccgccgcttAATGTACATAGTGGTGGTTCTGCTTCAAATCACTCAGGTGGTGAGAACCGCCCTCCGCTGTCGCCTGGCACTGCCTTTAGCTTTTCAAGAAGCACATTTACTTACGAGCAGCTGATGGCGGCAACCAATGGGTTTTCTGATGCTAACCTTCTCGGACAAGGCGGGTTTGGGTTTGTTCACAAAGGAGTGCTGCCAAATGGCACAGAGGTTGCTGTTAAGCAGTTAAGAGATGGAAGTGGCCAGGGAGAGCGTGAATTCCAGGCAGAGGTTGAGATTATCAGCAGAGTACATCACAAGCATCTTGTATCTTTGGTCGGCTATTGCATTTCTGGAGTCAACAGGTTGCTTGTATATGAGTTTGTTCCGAACAATACATTAGAATTCCACTTACACG GAAGAGGCCGACCAACCTTGGATTGGCCAACAAGACTAAAAATTGCTCTGGGTTCTGCGAAGGGGTTGGCATATCTTCATGAAGACT GCCATCCTAAGATCATTCATCGTGACATAAAGGCCTCAAATATTCTTCTTGATCTAAGATTTGAGGCTAAG GTGGCAGATTTTGGACTTGCAAAATTCACCTCTGATACTAACACCCATGTTTCAACCAGAGTAATGGGCACATTTGG GTACCTAGCACCTGAGTATGCTGCTTCCGGCAAGCTCACTGAGAAATCAGATGTTTTTTCTTTTGGAGTAATGCTTCTTGAGCTAATAACTGGGCGGCGTCCTGTAAGTTCGAGACAAGCACCTATGGATGACAACTTGGTTGACTGG GCAagacctttaatgacaaaaGCATTTGAGGATGGCAATCATGATGCTTTAGTGGATCCGCGGCTGGGAAGCGAGTATAATGATAATGAGATGGCGAGGATGATAGCCTGTGCAGCTGCATGTGTTCGCCACTCTGCACGGCGGCGACCACGGATGGGTCAG GTTGTTCGGGCCTTGGAAGGTGACGTGTCGCTAGATGATCTGAACGAAGGCGTCCGGCCCGGGCACAGCCGGTTCATGGGATCCTACGGCAGCTCGGCCTCGGACTACGACACCAACCAGTACAACGAGGACCTGAAGAAGTTCCGGAAGATGGCGttgggcggcagcggcgtgcaGAGCGGCAGCCAGCCTACGCCGGCGAGCGAGTACCGGCAGAACCCATCGGTgtcgagcagcgacgggcaccAGACGACACAGGAAACGGAGATGGGGAGCGTGAGGAAAGACGGCGACAGCGCTGGAGACAGCCAGAGCCAGGCTTCGTGA